A single window of Bacteroidetes Order II. bacterium DNA harbors:
- a CDS encoding DUF1080 domain-containing protein — translation MKNFNIFRYVALLTLVLLPLGCKQKGVERGRDPWVFRSVLDLQPRMVTIALHKDLWAAYDAENGSFFRLWKEGVNFDGPVYTQNHGPQPTSIGPAYFISENRTPWLLKSGSQDTKPKVQYKGHRFQNGQVTLRYELTGADGKVMTVRETPEYIEKDGKIGFERIWETENVPNGTSVALALHLNSLAEAKSYETDGNFDVLPNTEKMTNAVSGTLYLKANAKTKLTAWLAAAPKVYAAAPKDSSGVKHPAVVLMEKTDCYTCHNESVQTVGPAFRAIAEKYKYTNTSINTLVGKVIKGGAGVWGEAAMTPHPNLPVADVKAMIEYILSLDGEELHEDPLDKGPTFSLMKSVPNPKNEGLAVNIYRFASLEDYPTLTDQDAPVYAGVVPSVHATTPEDFGDLDENFYAEFTGFIQIPESKNYVFRTISDDGSELYIDGKKVVDNGGLHGPDPKDGEVQLKQGRYPIRLRFFQGGGGKAVSLQWIRHGEEAFSVIPSSLLSYDPKDLKKTKPYVAPEPIIIGRPGDAAPLLDVHPGFTLETIRPKDFKPMVGGLDVAPDGTVYVSTWDEIGGVYKLENVNNGNPEKIKVTLIASGLAEPLGLKIVNGEIYVLQKHELTKLVDHDKDGLTDEYLTVSNQWRVSPNFHEFAFGLTYKDGFFYATLATAILPGGASADPQIPDRGKVAKINLQNGSVVFIASGLRTPNGIGFGVDGEMFVADNQGDWLPSSKILHVKQGAFYGSRSVDFAGTANTPVMQPVVWLPQDEIGNSPSQPLPLETGPYKGQMMHGEVTHGGLKRVFAEKIEGEYQGVVFRFIQGLEAGVNRSVLGADGKYYVGGIGNPGNWGQTGKLWYGLQRLSYNGKSAFEMLAVRAKSNGMEVEFTEPLGINDGFDPSEYLVQQWWYKPTIEYGGPKMDLQTMKVSRVAVSEDRKKVFLEIPGLKPQHVVYIRLMQPWVSQKGNSLWSTEAWYTLNRIPQNAPGFTASAIGEIRQPNTLTSAEKTAGWQLLFDGKTTNGWRTYGKQGIGSAWKALNGTLALGGEKFEWQTQDGGDIVTNEVYENFELNLEWKISEGGNSGIMYLVVEEAKYKYPWLTGPEMQILDIAKHPDGRIPKHRAGDLYDLIGSPFYPTKPVGEWNFVRIVLNKGKLEHWLNGIKVVSTTLWTPEWTALVKGSKFIEMPDFAKSRKGRIALQDHGDPVWFRNIKIRKL, via the coding sequence ATGAAAAATTTTAACATATTTCGCTACGTAGCGCTTCTGACGCTGGTATTATTGCCTTTGGGTTGTAAACAAAAAGGTGTTGAACGTGGACGTGACCCTTGGGTGTTCCGCTCTGTATTGGATTTACAACCGCGTATGGTGACCATTGCCCTTCACAAAGACCTGTGGGCAGCCTATGATGCCGAAAATGGTTCTTTTTTCCGGCTCTGGAAAGAAGGGGTAAACTTTGATGGTCCTGTTTATACCCAAAATCATGGCCCACAGCCCACCAGTATTGGCCCTGCCTATTTTATCAGCGAAAACCGAACCCCGTGGCTATTAAAATCGGGCAGCCAAGACACGAAGCCAAAGGTGCAATACAAAGGCCACCGCTTTCAGAACGGGCAAGTAACCCTGCGTTATGAATTGACAGGTGCGGATGGAAAGGTGATGACAGTCAGAGAGACTCCAGAATATATAGAAAAAGATGGCAAAATTGGATTTGAACGGATATGGGAGACCGAAAATGTTCCGAATGGAACTTCGGTGGCGTTAGCCCTCCACCTGAACTCCTTGGCTGAGGCTAAAAGTTACGAAACGGACGGCAATTTTGACGTGCTGCCCAATACCGAGAAAATGACCAATGCTGTATCGGGCACGCTCTACCTCAAAGCTAATGCCAAAACCAAACTCACGGCTTGGTTGGCAGCGGCCCCCAAGGTATATGCTGCTGCGCCCAAGGACTCATCCGGCGTGAAGCACCCCGCAGTGGTTCTTATGGAAAAAACCGATTGCTATACGTGCCACAACGAAAGTGTCCAAACAGTTGGGCCTGCCTTTCGGGCCATTGCCGAGAAATACAAATACACCAATACCAGTATCAATACATTGGTGGGTAAAGTGATCAAGGGAGGTGCAGGTGTATGGGGAGAGGCTGCAATGACGCCGCATCCCAATTTGCCTGTAGCCGATGTGAAGGCCATGATTGAATACATATTGTCGTTGGATGGTGAAGAATTGCACGAGGATCCTTTAGACAAAGGTCCCACATTCTCCCTAATGAAATCCGTACCTAATCCGAAAAATGAAGGATTGGCTGTTAATATCTACCGTTTTGCTTCTTTGGAAGATTATCCCACTTTGACAGACCAAGATGCACCGGTTTATGCGGGTGTAGTACCGAGTGTACATGCCACCACGCCAGAAGATTTTGGAGACCTCGACGAGAATTTTTATGCCGAATTTACTGGCTTTATTCAAATCCCTGAATCCAAAAATTATGTCTTCCGAACGATTAGTGATGATGGCTCTGAATTGTACATTGATGGAAAAAAAGTGGTGGATAATGGCGGGCTACATGGACCCGATCCAAAGGACGGGGAGGTACAACTGAAACAAGGCCGCTATCCTATTCGCTTGCGGTTTTTTCAGGGCGGCGGCGGAAAGGCAGTCTCTTTGCAATGGATTCGTCACGGGGAAGAGGCGTTTTCGGTAATTCCATCTTCTTTACTCAGCTATGATCCCAAAGACCTGAAAAAGACCAAGCCATATGTCGCGCCAGAACCTATAATTATCGGAAGACCAGGAGATGCCGCGCCCCTATTGGACGTACATCCGGGCTTCACCCTCGAAACCATCCGACCTAAGGACTTTAAACCAATGGTGGGAGGTCTGGATGTTGCACCCGATGGAACGGTCTATGTCAGTACATGGGACGAGATTGGCGGGGTCTATAAACTTGAAAATGTGAACAATGGTAATCCAGAAAAGATTAAAGTGACGCTTATTGCCTCTGGCTTGGCTGAACCATTGGGCCTTAAGATCGTAAATGGTGAAATATATGTTCTTCAAAAACATGAACTTACAAAATTAGTTGATCATGATAAAGATGGCCTCACCGATGAATATCTGACGGTGAGCAACCAATGGCGGGTATCACCCAATTTCCACGAATTCGCTTTTGGACTTACCTATAAGGATGGATTCTTTTACGCCACCCTTGCAACGGCCATATTGCCTGGAGGCGCCAGTGCAGACCCACAAATCCCAGATCGCGGGAAAGTCGCCAAAATCAACCTTCAAAATGGTTCGGTAGTATTTATTGCATCGGGCCTTAGAACCCCCAATGGCATCGGATTTGGGGTGGATGGAGAAATGTTTGTCGCAGATAACCAAGGGGATTGGTTGCCTTCCTCCAAGATTTTGCATGTGAAACAAGGGGCTTTTTATGGTTCGAGGTCGGTAGATTTTGCAGGAACAGCCAATACGCCCGTGATGCAGCCCGTGGTTTGGTTGCCGCAAGACGAGATCGGGAATTCGCCAAGCCAACCCTTGCCGTTAGAAACTGGCCCATACAAAGGACAGATGATGCACGGCGAAGTTACACATGGTGGCTTAAAACGGGTCTTTGCGGAAAAAATAGAAGGTGAATACCAAGGAGTGGTGTTCCGGTTTATCCAAGGATTGGAGGCCGGGGTAAACCGATCGGTACTGGGCGCGGATGGCAAATACTATGTGGGTGGCATCGGGAATCCGGGAAACTGGGGGCAAACGGGTAAACTATGGTATGGCCTCCAACGCCTCTCATACAATGGTAAATCGGCCTTTGAAATGCTGGCCGTCCGGGCAAAAAGCAATGGGATGGAGGTCGAGTTTACAGAACCTCTGGGTATAAACGATGGATTTGATCCGTCTGAATACCTCGTTCAGCAATGGTGGTACAAACCCACGATTGAATATGGAGGGCCTAAAATGGATTTACAGACCATGAAGGTCAGCCGAGTGGCGGTTTCCGAAGACCGTAAAAAGGTGTTTCTCGAAATTCCTGGCCTTAAACCACAACACGTGGTGTATATCCGGTTGATGCAGCCTTGGGTGAGTCAAAAAGGAAACAGTTTGTGGAGTACCGAAGCTTGGTACACCCTAAACCGTATTCCCCAAAATGCACCAGGGTTCACCGCCTCGGCCATTGGGGAAATTCGTCAACCCAATACCCTTACTTCGGCGGAAAAAACGGCTGGATGGCAGTTGTTGTTCGATGGCAAAACGACCAATGGCTGGAGAACTTATGGCAAACAAGGCATTGGATCTGCATGGAAAGCCCTAAACGGTACCCTCGCGTTGGGCGGGGAAAAGTTCGAGTGGCAAACGCAAGATGGGGGCGATATTGTGACAAACGAAGTATATGAAAACTTTGAACTGAACCTTGAGTGGAAAATCTCGGAAGGAGGAAACTCTGGGATCATGTACTTGGTGGTGGAAGAGGCCAAATACAAATATCCTTGGCTAACAGGCCCAGAAATGCAAATTCTCGATATCGCCAAGCATCCAGATGGCCGCATACCTAAACACCGTGCCGGAGACCTTTATGACCTGATCGGAAGCCCGTTCTATCCCACAAAACCAGTTGGTGAATGGAATTTTGTTCGGATTGTCTTGAATAAAGGAAAGTTAGAACATTGGCTAAATGGGATAAAAGTGGTCTCGACAACCCTTTGGACCCCCGAATGGACCGCCCTCGTTAAAGGCTCTAAGTTCATTGAAATGCCAGACTTTGCCAAATCACGGAAGGGCCGTATTGCCTTACAAGATCATGGGGACCCCGTATGGTTCCGCAATATCAAAATTCGGAAGTTGTAA
- a CDS encoding pyridoxine 5'-phosphate synthase produces the protein MTNLLINIDHIATLRNARRETFPDPVHAAVLCELAGADGIVFHLREDRRHIRERDVFLLKETVRGKLDFELSLASEIVDICCSVKPHLATLVPEKREEVTTEGGLDVVGNQKAILAATQKLQDAGIEVSLFLDPDPVQIAAAAEVGATCIELHTGDFANARTPQTQITQAQKLGQGARLAHELGLKVHAGHGLDYHNWYFFRQQVPHVQEVSIGFAIIARAVLVGLERAVQEMNALVKA, from the coding sequence ATGACCAATCTTCTGATTAATATTGACCACATTGCTACCCTGAGAAATGCGCGTCGGGAAACGTTCCCCGACCCTGTTCATGCGGCTGTTTTGTGCGAACTCGCTGGGGCCGACGGCATTGTGTTCCACCTTCGTGAAGACCGTCGTCATATTCGAGAGCGGGATGTGTTTTTGTTAAAAGAAACCGTTCGGGGTAAATTGGATTTTGAACTATCGCTGGCGTCCGAAATCGTGGACATCTGCTGTAGCGTTAAGCCACACCTTGCTACCTTGGTGCCAGAAAAGCGCGAGGAAGTAACCACCGAAGGCGGCTTAGATGTGGTAGGAAACCAGAAAGCGATCTTGGCCGCCACCCAGAAACTTCAAGATGCAGGCATCGAAGTGAGCCTATTCCTTGATCCTGATCCGGTGCAAATTGCCGCAGCAGCAGAAGTGGGGGCCACCTGCATTGAATTACACACCGGAGACTTTGCGAATGCACGAACCCCACAGACCCAGATCACACAAGCCCAGAAATTAGGACAGGGCGCCCGCCTCGCACATGAACTGGGACTAAAGGTTCATGCCGGACATGGCTTAGACTACCACAATTGGTACTTCTTCCGTCAACAAGTTCCCCATGTACAGGAGGTCTCTATTGGCTTTGCCATCATCGCACGAGCAGTTTTGGTGGGTTTAGAACGCGCTGTACAAGAGATGAATGCCCTTGTGAAAGCCTAA
- a CDS encoding DUF3276 family protein, translated as MSYRNTDDSYDRRYDDRPRSRDREEVFSKRVPAGKRTYFFDVKSTRSGEDFFITITESKRVSEDRYEKHKIFLYKEDFGKFFRAFHEVVEHIRERMPDADMRGLPESVTFSDADQPSSDPFRFDDDVFSDKFLPEDDQ; from the coding sequence ATGAGTTACCGCAATACTGACGATTCCTATGATCGCCGCTACGACGACAGGCCGCGCTCCCGCGATCGGGAAGAAGTTTTTTCCAAACGCGTACCTGCCGGAAAAAGAACCTATTTTTTTGATGTGAAATCCACCCGATCAGGCGAAGATTTCTTTATCACCATTACCGAGAGCAAGCGTGTTTCGGAAGACCGGTACGAGAAGCACAAAATTTTCCTCTATAAAGAGGACTTTGGTAAGTTTTTCCGTGCCTTCCACGAAGTGGTAGAACATATTCGGGAAAGAATGCCGGATGCCGATATGCGCGGGCTTCCAGAGTCGGTCACTTTTTCGGATGCAGACCAACCGTCTTCGGATCCATTCCGGTTTGATGACGATGTCTTTTCCGACAAGTTTTTACCGGAAGACGACCAATAA